In Miscanthus floridulus cultivar M001 chromosome 19, ASM1932011v1, whole genome shotgun sequence, the DNA window gtatgcctcgggcgggtcctccaggttgaaggagacgtcggacgtcgccttgcccttgtgggccatacaccatgcctagaagtccgagcaagcctggccactatgtgacgccgactgcgagaaagacagcacgatgatgagaaatcagacagaactgagcgtcacaatagataaatgaattcgtgtacccatgcttgtttatatctggcgaggctgcggctgccttgatggtgtgctggaccttgcatctgcaaacgacggtcccaGGCATctctgtgcatcttgaggtactcctccgtgaaccacctctccaccatcttcGCCCAACACTcgagatacgcttggcaccaccagggaatcatctacacgtcatcaagtattggacatataagaagatcaaattaaatcaacttaatctcaaaacgaatcaatattgatgttcttcatttacctcaaggtactgctcccgggtcagctgcatctctcttgcgtctttcttggttttcctctctccaagcttcgccccgtagtaggttacgatggcctggatgcgcacctcgtgatgcatgtcggagacgagttttttacaggctttggtagtcacctgctccgccctggcctcaaatccctcctcgcatctgtaataagtctgcatacaaaagcgatgtatccattcattattggGTAATTTTGCCGTGGGACACTAGAGAAACAGGAAATTGGCCAGTGAACACCGCCAACGTCGAAATTTGCTGGCGGACATTACAAATTTGTGATTCTTTGCCGAGAGACACCGCGctaattattttattcatttttcAGTTTTAAGGAGAGAGAAGGTACGACAAATGTCTAAACTGCCCTCGTCTTCAACCGTTGTTCACCGGCTATTTGCTATaacacaccgccgccgccgatttGGTCGTCCTTCTTCGACGAACAACGTTTGCGACCGATGCGACCCTCTCCATCCTCACACGAGCGGCGGTGCGGGCCTCTCCATCCTTGCACGGGTGGCGACGAGGCCTCCCCGGCCTCGTGCAGGCGGCGGCGTGAGCTCCCCGGGCTGACTTCCTAGGCGGGCAAGCGGACGGAGCGCAGGTTGGGCGTGGAACGGCCGGCGTCGCGGCCTAAGCAGGTGTGGgtggcctcgccggagctggccatggtgggcgtggTCGGTGTCGGGACCGGGCTCGTGGCCTGGGCAAGCGCGGGCTGACGGAGCATGGGTTGGGCGCGGGGCCGACGGAGGTCGCGGCTTGCGTCGCGGCCTAGGCAGTTGCGGGCGGCCCGcggcctcgccggagttggccatGGTGGGCGCGGGCACACGGCCTAGGTAGGCATCGGTGGATGGAGCGCGTGCTGGGCACGGGGCAGATGGAGGCTAGCGCCCGGTGTTGCGGCCTGGGCATCGATGTCGGCCAGGAGGCACTGGAGTTGCGCGAGGTCCGCCTCGGACTGCGCTGCTGGGGCAGCGAAGGCACGGGCACAGCCGTCAGATGCAGCGGCGACGGAAGATTCGGATGTGGTGGTGGCTAACTCGGCGGACCAAGTGGTGCTGGAGTTGGCCAGAGCGATTCCTGCCCGCCGGCGATTGGAGGACATGGACGGACCTCATGGGGTGGagcctgaggaggaagatgaccaCGGGGGCAATATGGTCTTTTCACTGCCCTTTCTCGATCCCAAACTGTGAAAATTAATATTTTAATTGCCGCGGTGTCTGGTGGCAAAGAAACGCGATTTCATAATGGTACTGGGCATATTTTCGAGTTGGCGGTGTCCACCGGCAAATACCACGTTTGTCCGATGTCCCACAGCAAAATTCCccttcattatttcaagaaaagtccaatgaatgcgacgtattgagcaatgttgtgcgagggagacttacccaaagctctgccttcacccgcgctgccttgttggggtactccgcatcggtggATTTGTCCAAATGGCTGTGTTTTGTTTGCGTGTTTTTAAGCCCCTGCTTCTGTTTCTGTACCCGTCTAAGCGGGTTGCGACCTGTACATAAACTTCATTTTTTCCTTCCTTAATTgagaggcagagctcctgccgtttgtttcaaaaaaaagtatTTGCATGTTATGATCTTGTTTGGGAAATTAGCCATGGCAGCCTTCTGTTTTGGAGTTGTTCTGTTAGGACTTTCAGTTCATTTCTGGCAATTCCTGTTATACTCCTATCCTCCTAGCAACCATCTGGCGCTGCTAGCTGAACAGTCGTTTATTGATTGCACTATGATTGTATCATGCATATTTTCTACTGATGCCGGAAAAAGTTTAATTAAAAATATCGAAGTGCTGGGGCTGATTTAGACCTTTTGTGAAGCAGGCTCATTCTTCTGAGGAATGGGAACTGGCTACATTGGTGCTTAGACAACCTAACTATCAGATTAAGTTCAAACACACCGGTGAAATTATAATTGATAAGCGGTGAAATTATAATTGATATATCTGATTATCTGACTCTTTTTAGGTTACGTGATCTAATCGTATTAGTCATGAGAACTTTCCAGAAAAAGGTATCCCTTTTATATGGCAATTTCTGATCTTAAACCTTTAGTTATCTGTATTATGTGTTTACATGTTTTCATTTGTTTGATTTTCACTAGTtgagtgcccgtgcgttgctacgggagcTAAAGATTAGAACAAGGCATACAATTAACAGACTCAAACAAAATTGTCAAAATGATAGATTATTAGATTATGTGATTAAGTTACAAAAGCTCAAGCTGTTTCTATGTACCTACCTTTTATGCAACAGATAGATGACTTCGGATCAAACCGTAGCAGTGATCACCACGAGATTATGTACTCACAACTCAAGAAAAGCCAAATTGGTCTAGTGCTCAGCTTAACTTGCTTCGTCCACCAAACAAAATGCTTGTGGGAGGCTGCAGAAACCACTGTCAACTGCAAATGTATGTGCCATAATTTGTTGTCAAAACAGACACCAGGTGAATGTTACTCAAACCCAGCACGCCATTTATCGTCCACATCTTTTGCTTAAGCAATGCTCTGAAATATGGTTGAAAAATAACATCGAAGTAGCAAAATAATCTGCTTAAGACCAACCAAACCAATGTATACCTTCTTAGCGATTTGTCAAACCCGAGACAGTCTATACCTGCTCCAACTCCAAACTCAACATCCTGAACAAGCACCTCCCCTCTGGCCTGGTTATAGGATATTGCTGTTGTTATCGAAAGGCCCACTGTTACTCCCTCAtcacttcctcctcttcctcagccGTGAAGTCGTTCTTGATGTTGAACTTTTCGTGGATGTCCTCTGGAGTCTTCCCCTTCATCATGTCCGTGACGCTCAGGCAGGTCAGGTTCAGCAGGCCCcttgatgtccaggtagtttgcAGCCTGCGAAGACCAATTACATGAATGTGACAGTCATGCAAACTATTCAGTGACTTTATGATCTATGAAGGTACACAATAGAGTCGTACAATGTATTTATTTCTTTTGACACTACAAATGGCAAAATTACAAACCAATATCAATTCTGTAAAGCTAGTATTATCACTAAACATTGACCATTACCAAGCATCCAAGACTTCGACTATACATGTGCACCAAGCATGGCAGAACCATAAAACTGCCCCAGCTTATCCTAAATCAGCAGCCAAACCTTTCGGAATAATTTCAAATATCTATGGATCCAAGTACAACATTGATCATGAGTAGAAAGGTATAAACCACTCCCAATTACCAAGTGAACAATTTCAAATGCCTCATTTTTTCTGGTTATGCTAGAGCAACTTAATTGACACAaccttagtatatatataagAGCAAACTTTACGCAAGGGTAATTTTTTGACTCATACTATCAAAGAAGACATACCAACCCTGCACATCTTATCATAAGCACTTTGCCACATCCTACAACTTCATCTTCTGTTTGCCAGAGCAAGGCTGAGGTCCCATAGTTGTGGTCTCCAGTACGCTCCAGGGTTCACTAAATCAGCTCCCTTTCTTGCAGTCTGGCCAAATGGAGGATGACACATAATCAAAAGACAATGAATTGAAATAAATTGTCTGGATGGACAAGCATCGCAGCTTCTTGATAAAGATCAATAATAGCATAAATAAAATATGAAGAAAATCTGGAGCTGTCATGTTGTGGACCTGGGTACCATGAGTCCTGCGCTTGCACACTGGCCTCCATGACGGCAGAGTCTCACCAGGAGCATCAGTGCCAACTCCAGCTTGCCACTGCCGTACAAGAAAAGAAGCTAGCATAAGCAATCTGGTCTAAATTTCAGTCAAGAACGGCATTAGTAAATAAGAAAGAACAACTGCATAAACATCTCACATTCATCTATGCATTAAATGGTTATCTTAATTGTTGCAAATAAAGAAATTATGTAACATATAACCAGCATAACAATGGAGCCtggcggtagagtcttaccgcctgtgaccggaaggtcctaggttcgagtcgcggtctcctcgcattgcacaggcgagggtaaggcttgccactgacacccttccccagaccccgcacagagcgggagctctctgcactgggtacgccccttttaTAACCAGCATAACAACAAAGGTATGACTGGTGGCTCTGAAATCTCGCAAGTAGTCTGATGAGTGGTGAAAAGGGACTGGACCTCTGAACATTCTTGTACAGAAAAAAAAGAACACAAGAGGAACCTAGTTCCAGATTCCAACAGATCTATAAATGGATAATGAGATTTATATGAGATTCATAAGCTTCCAACAAACTTATAAACTGAAATCCAGACTGAGAGTACAGacttaaatgctacatttgaTCACTGAACCCAGATATAGTATTTGAACAATACCTAAGTGGCACGCTCTAAAATTATGACAGCACAAAAGTGGTCATTTAGAGGTTAAACAATAGCAAGGACACATTTTGATTGAAGCAAGCTCCTTTTAAGAGAGCTAAATTGCACAAAGCATGTACATGGAATAACTATTCTTGATGCTTCAACGGATAACAGAGACAAgtagttttaaaatttaaaaacaactccCTCTTAAACCTTGTccttccctcctccctctctccacTTCAAGATTAAGATCGATACAAATGGAAGCGTTTAGCTAaaataattaatttaagataagtAGAGAGGTGATATACCTTTTCCAAACACCTTGGCTCACAATTAAATTGATCAGCAACTTCTTCTCAATTCAAAAGACAAACTGAAGAGCAATGTTTCTTCTTTCCAAATgagaatggaaaaaggaaatcataTCTTTCCAATTTTGATGTCATATGGGGATTGATGGAGTTAGGTTGCGGATGCTGCTGCAATAGCTGCTGTTTCAGAGCTGGTTGCACAGGAGCAGAAGGTGCAACCTTAAGTTCCTCCAGAAGTCCCTACACAAGGTATACAAATAACATATAATCTTTTAGAATACTGGCAGACTTAGAATGCATATAGCAGACCTAGAGGCTGTGATGGTTGAGGCGCTTAACAGCGAGGACGACCTTGAGCCGGTGGAGCAGAAGAAGGCACAGTAAACGGAGCCGAAGCCGCCCTTGCGGACCTTGAGCATGCAGCTGAAGCCGTTGGTGGCTTTGACGAGCTCGTCAAGATCAAACATCCACAAGCGTTGTGCTCCCCGCTCCTCCGACAGCTCCTGGATGCTCCGTGTGGGTAATTTCTGTCATTGCAGAATCCCTGTACTTCATGCCCCTGATGATCTTGATAGCCACCATTTCTTCCTTTTCCCTATCCCAACACTCCAACATCTGACCAAAGCTAGACACATTCAGTTATGAATATAAGCAGGACGAGTAGATTATTAACTACAAATGGTATAATAAATAATGACAAAACAGTATGATTATACATATTATAATCCTCGTAACACTCTGCAAATAATCAATAGGCCCCTTGAATGAGATTTTACATTTACCAGACTCCTGAGAGAAGCAGCCATGACCTACGTTAGTTTCAAGCACAAAATAGTGATAATATTCAAGCTTGTAACGCTAAGAGCGAATCCCACTCACTGCCTGCCCTCACTACCATTCCTACGACCAAGCACATCAGCGGTGCATGATTTGACCTGTACAAAATAATGATTTCAATATTGTTTCGACTTAGAATGTAGGATCACCAAGAACGAAGAATCAATTAAAGAAGTGGGTATGAAAAGGTAAATATCCAAACCAGCTCAACCTCCATGGTGATGGGCGCATACTCCTTATCCAAACCACTGGATATTGCCATACTGGAGATGATATAGAGTGACACTTtctaaaagcattttcacaaacgGGTGTTGAGCATGAGACATTGGTATTCATAGATTCAAACAAAGTGAACCAGATTAAGCGCGGACCGGAACTGGATGTAGTTGATGACCTGCGCATGAGCCGGGCCAGGAGGAGCCGGAGCGAGATGGGGAAGCAGAGCTGGAGCCGGAGTCAGGGAGGGCACGGGCGGTTTGGCCTCCACGGGCTGCTGGCGCCGCGGCGGGGCAGCGGATTTGAGGCGAGCGCGACGCGGCGGGGTGGCGGTGTGGACGTGAGGTCACTGCTCCACAAGTACCAACACCTGGCGGCGAAGGGCGAGGAGCGGAGGCCGGGTCCGTGTGCAAGGGCGGGGCGGAGCTATTACAGCGGGGGCAGGCGGGGCTATTACTTCTGGGTCTTTTTAGTTTTATTTCTCGAATATGCAAAAGATTTGTGTaccattgtattaagaagaagagtCTAGATAGACATATAACACGCTTCTATCGAGCGATAAGGAGGTCAACCTAACACAGCGGTAGCTGGACCATCCTAGCAAGAGACCTCTTGTTTCGCTATTAAATAAAAGAAAACAACCAATACAGACGCAGCGGTGCGACCTAGGAGGTGGCCCTGCGTCTTCGTGGCCGACCGGACAAGCCCTTTTCAACGGCCGAGAAGAGCGCTTCCAACGTCTTGGCGTTGGACGCAGTCAGGTTGCCGTCGAAAAGCTTGTCAAAAGCCTCTAGCTCCGACGCGGATGGCACTGAAGGGCCCTTAGTGTAGCCCATACGCTGCATGATCAACACCTCTCCTCGCTTGGAAGCAGGTACTCGGGAGAGGCTCTGAGCCGCCTACCGCCTGCTCCGCCACGGCAGCACCGACTTAGCAGGAGGCTGCTTGGgaggctcatgaatcatcggagagTCCCTATTACGCGTCACTTTGTTGATGAAGCTGTCGAGGCGGCATTTGGCGGAGCCGTCGTTGTCCACTGCCTGGTGGGTAACCACCGACGGTGAACTGGGAGGGCCACCATCCACAGTGAGGTCAACTGGTCCAAAGCCTAGCAGGTAACTGTGCTCCGTGTGTGTCATCAATGAGTCCACTGCCCACTGAATGGGGCGTGGGGGTGGTGTCCGCAGCTCGTAGGAGACCGCTACCAGGTCCACATCCTTCATCTGGGGGCCCGCCACCGCCGGGGCCTCATTCTATAGCTGAGGGGGCACCGAAGGTGACAACAGGCGGTCAAgggaaggcgacgtgatgatccgaccGCCGACAAGCGAGGTTGCGAACTCCTCTAACATCGGGTCCTCCGTGATGTCGCGATCGCGTGTGGCGTCCGAGTATAACGTCAGCATCAACGGGTCAGGCTCGACGATGCTCATCTTGTTGGGCAGCTCGCCGTGCCCCGCCTAAGCTCCAACAGCGACCGAGGTGAAGTCCGATGCCCGTCTGGGCGGCCCCTGCTGACCGCCCGTGACTATCGGTGGCGACACTCGTAGCTACGGTGGTGTCATCCACCTTCAGTCGTCGCCGACTCCTCCGACATCTCTGACATCGCCGCCCACTGCCGCCGCGCGTAGTCGCATTCGGCACAGCTGCAGCCGCACCTGGCACAACTCCAGCCAAGGTCAGCGTGTTGCCGTGAGTACGCGGCCGGGTGCCCGGGGTACGCTCCCTGTCAGGTCATCGTGGCCGTCCTTCTTTGGCACCAGATGTGCCGGAGGCAGAAGGAGGTACCATCCGCCGTCGCTTGCAGTCCCACGTGAGGTGTCCGAACCCCTTGCACTGAAGGCAGATGGCAGGTTGCCACCCTGTGCCCGGAGGAGAGGCAGTTGAAGCACTTCCCCCGCAGGTCTGCCGGGTAACGGGTGGGGAGGTGATGGTTCGCCGAAAATGCAGTGCGAGCGAGCTGTGCCCCACTTGCGCCGCATGACGACCCCTGCGACAGGACCTCATGCCAGCCGTCAGCATCCGGAGCGGACATGCGCTGGCGGGCAGCGAAGCGTGGACCAGGCCGCCTGTGAACTTCATGTCCGGCCACCGCTTCCTTGCCACGGTTAGGAAGTCCATGAATGAGTCGCGAGCGTGGCCGATTGCGCTTGCGCCGACGGCCTGCGCATGCCTGACCGGCTGCTCGGCCACCAGCGTCAACAACGATGATGGAGCGCGGCCGCTCTCTCTCAGGCAGTGGCGACATCCTCGGCGCCTGCGGCTCACGAAGAACAGCGTCGAGGTAGGAGCTTGGGTGGACGGACGGTGACGCTTCCACATCGGAGTCGCCAAGGTCATTGTCCGCCTAGCGACGATCCTTGGAGCGCCCTGCCGAACTCCCCCAGACTGGAAGGGAGCGGCGTTGGGGGAGAGGGTGGACGACGGCCTTGGGGACGAGCTGCTTCTGTTGGTCTGGCGCCCATCGTCCCGAGGCCCAGACGGGTCGACGAGGAAGACATCGAGGGGGTCAACGACGAACGCAAGGGTGACCTTAGAGGACGCGGACCCAGGGGTGGGCCGCACGGGTCGAGATCCATCCCCACCGGGGCTTCTTGGCGCTGGTTGGTGCTGCCACAGCGAGCAGGGCGCCGTGGTCGCCGGCATCGGGGTGCCCATCAAGGGCACCTCCCCAACCGCGGGCGAGGTCGTGGCTTCCCCTGTCTCCGGCAGTGGCGGCTCCACGTGGTCCGGCCTTCTCCAgcacggccggcggcggcgcggccgcgCCATCATCGACAGCGGCGGATCTGCCTGCACGGGCCTGGGTGGCAGCGTCGGGATCCTGCGGTGGCGGTGTTGGGGAGGCGGGAGCACGGCAGGTGCGGAGAGATCTGGCGGTGGCGACACTGAGGAGGCAGACGCAtggtcgccggcgccggcgttcGGCGCTGGCGACAGCCGCACGGCGGAGCCACCTCCCGCTCCAGTTTGGGTCATCTCAGGGGCTGTAGGGAGGGGGAGGAGAGGTGGAGGGAGGGGCTGCCAGGATGGCGGCCGCCAGGGCGCCGCTAGGGCAGCGCTTGGGTGCTTGGTTgggtctttttag includes these proteins:
- the LOC136526754 gene encoding uncharacterized protein; translation: MTQTGAGGGSAVRLSPAPNAGAGDHASASSVSPPPDLSAPAVLPPPQHRHRRIPTLPPRPVQADPPLSMMARPRRRRPCWRRPDHVEPPLPETGEATTSPAVGEVPLMGTPMPATTAPCSLWQHQPAPRSPGGDGSRPVRPTPGSASSKVTLAFVVDPLDVFLVDPSGPRDDGRQTNRSSSSPRPSSTLSPNAAPFQSGGVRQGAPRIVARRTMTLATPMWKRHRPSTQAPTSTLFFVSRRRRGCRHCLRESGRAPSSLLTLVAEQPVRHAQAVGASAIGHARDSFMDFLTVARKRWPDMKFTGGLVHASLPASACPLRMLTAGMRSCRRGRHAAQVGHSSLALHFRRTITSPPVTRQTCGGSASTASPPGTGWQPAICLQCKGFGHLTWDCKRRRMVPPSASGTSGAKEGRPR